Proteins encoded within one genomic window of Pseudomonadales bacterium:
- a CDS encoding nitrite/sulfite reductase, which translates to MYIYDHYDQQLVNERVRQFRRQTERYLDGALNDDQFRPLRLQNGLYIQRVAPMLRIAIPYGLLSSTQLRKLATICRHYDKGYGHFTTRQNLQLNWPELEDVPDILAELATVQMHAIQTSGNCIRNVTSDQFAGIAPDEVVDPRPYCELIRQWSTFHPEFAYLPRKFKIAVNGAKSDRAAIAVHDIGVQLDRNAQGEVVCQIWVGGGLGRTPVIGTLIRDQLPERHLLGYLEAILRVYNMLGRRDNKYKARIKILVKALGAEEFTRLVEAQWNGLRDGAITLTREEIERVQGFFTPPAYAALADRSAELAALAARQPAFGRWLEHNVMPHKQPGYAAVTLSLKRTGIAPGDLDDWQMEAVADLADRFSFGELRVSHEQNLILADVRQSELEQLWQQLEALHLATPNIGTLNDIICCPGGDFCSLANAKSIPIAEAIQRRFDDIEQLYALGRIDLNISGCMNACGHHHVGHIGILGVDKKGAEYYQISLGGSAGEGEEAALGDVMGPSFSQQQIPDVIEKIVKVYVEQRTTGEKFIDTYRRVGLEPFKEQVYGPASH; encoded by the coding sequence ATGTACATCTACGACCACTATGATCAGCAACTGGTGAACGAGCGGGTTCGCCAGTTCCGTCGCCAGACCGAACGCTACCTCGATGGCGCATTGAACGACGACCAGTTCCGCCCGCTGCGGCTGCAGAACGGGCTTTACATCCAGCGGGTGGCGCCGATGTTGCGCATCGCCATCCCCTACGGTCTGCTCAGCTCGACCCAGTTGCGCAAGCTGGCCACCATCTGCCGCCACTACGACAAGGGCTATGGCCACTTCACCACCCGGCAGAATCTGCAACTCAACTGGCCCGAACTCGAGGATGTGCCCGATATTCTGGCCGAACTGGCCACGGTGCAGATGCATGCGATCCAGACCAGCGGCAACTGCATCCGCAATGTCACCAGCGACCAGTTCGCCGGCATCGCGCCCGACGAGGTCGTCGATCCGCGTCCCTACTGTGAGCTGATCCGGCAGTGGTCCACCTTCCACCCCGAATTCGCCTACCTGCCGCGCAAGTTCAAGATTGCGGTCAATGGCGCGAAATCCGACCGCGCCGCCATCGCGGTGCATGACATCGGCGTGCAGCTCGATCGCAATGCGCAGGGCGAGGTGGTTTGTCAGATCTGGGTCGGTGGTGGCCTTGGCCGCACGCCGGTCATCGGCACGCTGATTCGCGATCAGCTGCCGGAACGGCATCTGCTGGGCTACCTCGAAGCCATCCTGCGGGTCTACAACATGCTGGGACGGCGCGACAACAAGTACAAGGCGCGCATCAAGATTCTGGTCAAGGCACTCGGCGCCGAGGAGTTCACCCGCCTGGTCGAGGCGCAGTGGAACGGGCTGCGCGACGGCGCCATCACGCTGACGCGCGAGGAGATCGAGCGGGTGCAGGGCTTCTTCACTCCGCCAGCCTATGCAGCGCTGGCCGATCGCAGTGCCGAGCTGGCGGCCCTGGCAGCTCGCCAGCCGGCTTTCGGCCGCTGGCTGGAGCACAATGTCATGCCGCACAAGCAGCCCGGCTATGCGGCGGTGACGCTGTCGCTTAAACGGACCGGCATTGCACCGGGCGACCTCGATGATTGGCAGATGGAGGCGGTGGCCGACCTGGCCGACCGCTTCAGCTTCGGCGAGCTGCGCGTCAGCCACGAACAGAACCTGATTCTCGCCGACGTGCGCCAGAGCGAACTCGAACAGCTCTGGCAGCAGCTCGAGGCGCTGCATCTGGCCACCCCCAACATCGGCACGCTGAACGACATCATCTGCTGCCCCGGCGGCGACTTCTGCTCGCTGGCCAACGCCAAGTCGATTCCGATCGCCGAAGCGATCCAGCGCCGTTTCGACGACATCGAGCAGCTCTATGCACTGGGCCGGATCGATCTGAACATCTCCGGCTGCATGAATGCCTGCGGCCACCACCATGTCGGTCACATCGGCATTCTCGGTGTCGACAAAAAAGGGGCGGAGTACTATCAGATTTCACTCGGCGGCTCCGCTGGCGAAGGCGAAGAGGCGGCGCTCGGCGACGTGATGGGCCCCTCTTTCTCGCAGCAGCAGATCCCTGACGTCATCGAGAAGATCGTCAAGGTCTATGTCGAACAGCGCACGACGGGTGAGAAGTTCATCGACACCTACCGCCGCGTCGGTCTTGAACCCTTCAAGGAGCAGGTCTATGGCCCAGCCAGTCATTAA
- a CDS encoding glutathione S-transferase family protein, producing MKLYSSMGPNPRLVRLFMAEKGLNIETVPVDLLAGENRKEPFLNKNPAGQLPALELDDGTVISETVAICEYLEELQPQPALIGSSAQERAETRMWTRRIDLKICEPLGSGFRFAEGARLFESRMRIIPEAAPGLKAVAQDGLKWLDGQMAGKEFVCGKRLTLADLMLFAFIDFGRGVGQNIDPGCTQLLAWYERMKQRPSAAATA from the coding sequence ATGAAACTCTACTCGTCGATGGGTCCAAATCCGCGGCTGGTCCGACTGTTCATGGCCGAAAAAGGGCTCAACATTGAGACCGTGCCGGTCGATCTGTTGGCCGGAGAGAACCGCAAGGAGCCCTTTTTGAACAAGAATCCGGCAGGTCAACTGCCGGCACTCGAACTGGACGATGGCACTGTCATCAGCGAAACCGTGGCCATCTGCGAATATCTCGAAGAGCTGCAACCGCAACCGGCACTGATCGGCAGCAGCGCCCAGGAGCGCGCCGAAACCCGCATGTGGACCCGCCGCATCGACCTGAAGATCTGTGAACCGCTGGGCAGCGGTTTTCGCTTTGCCGAAGGGGCCAGATTGTTCGAGTCGCGGATGCGGATCATCCCCGAAGCGGCACCGGGGCTGAAAGCCGTGGCCCAGGATGGACTCAAATGGCTGGATGGCCAGATGGCCGGCAAGGAGTTCGTCTGCGGCAAGCGGCTGACGCTGGCTGACCTGATGCTCTTTGCCTTCATCGACTTCGGTCGTGGCGTCGGACAGAACATCGATCCGGGCTGCACCCAGTTGCTGGCTTGGTATGAGCGCATGAAGCAGCGCCCCAGCGCAGCCGCCACTGCCTGA
- a CDS encoding DUF934 domain-containing protein, with translation MAQPVIKHRALCQDQWQLLRDGDAVPAQGQLIVSLECWQTQRQALLERGSPLGIWLGCDQPPELIAADLPHFALIAIHFPTFTDGRGYSYARLLRDHYRYSGELRALGDIGLDQIYFLGRCGFDSLVLPESLDPDSALAAFDDFTAPYQGASDDPQPLFRRHQRR, from the coding sequence ATGGCCCAGCCAGTCATTAAGCATCGAGCGCTCTGCCAGGATCAGTGGCAACTGCTGCGTGATGGCGATGCCGTACCGGCACAGGGTCAGCTGATCGTTTCGCTCGAATGCTGGCAGACGCAACGGCAGGCGCTGCTGGAGCGTGGTTCGCCACTGGGCATCTGGCTCGGTTGCGATCAGCCGCCCGAGCTGATTGCCGCCGACCTGCCCCACTTCGCCTTGATTGCGATCCACTTTCCGACCTTCACCGATGGGCGCGGCTACTCCTATGCCCGTCTGCTGCGCGACCACTACCGCTATTCCGGCGAACTGCGCGCCCTGGGTGATATCGGGCTGGACCAGATCTATTTTCTCGGTCGTTGCGGCTTTGACTCACTGGTTCTTCCAGAGAGCCTCGATCCCGACAGTGCGCTGGCCGCCTTTGATGACTTCACTGCCCCCTATCAGGGCGCCAGCGATGACCCGCAGCCGCTGTTTCGCCGCCATCAACGAAGATGA